In a single window of the Phycisphaerales bacterium genome:
- a CDS encoding peroxiredoxin, protein MSIPTATTPTACIGKPAPDFKATAVVDGQFKEIKLTDYRGKNVVLFFWPLDFTFVCPTEIVAFSDSAAKFAERNTQLLGVSIDSQFTHLAWTKQPRNEGGLGKVAFPLLADLTHDISRKYGVLCEEAGVAFRGLFLIDKNGLVRHLLINDLPLGRSVDEALRMVDALTHFETHGEVCPANWKPGDKAMKADPEGSKSYFAAVGKK, encoded by the coding sequence ATGAGCATTCCCACCGCGACGACCCCCACTGCCTGTATCGGTAAGCCGGCCCCGGATTTCAAGGCCACCGCCGTCGTCGATGGACAGTTCAAGGAAATCAAACTCACGGATTACCGCGGCAAGAACGTGGTTCTGTTCTTCTGGCCGCTCGATTTCACGTTCGTCTGTCCGACCGAGATCGTGGCCTTTAGCGATTCGGCCGCGAAGTTCGCCGAGCGCAACACGCAACTGCTCGGCGTCTCGATCGACAGCCAGTTCACGCACCTCGCCTGGACGAAGCAGCCCCGTAATGAAGGGGGCCTTGGCAAGGTGGCCTTCCCGCTACTCGCCGACCTCACACACGACATCAGCCGCAAGTACGGCGTTCTCTGCGAGGAGGCGGGTGTGGCGTTCCGCGGCCTGTTCCTGATCGACAAGAACGGTCTGGTTCGTCACCTGCTTATCAACGATCTGCCACTCGGGCGCAGCGTGGACGAGGCCCTGCGCATGGTCGATGCGCTGACACACTTCGAGACGCATGGCGAGGTCTGCCCGGCGAACTGGAAGCCGGGCGACAAGGCCATGAAGGCCGATCCCGAGGGCTCGAAGAGCTACTTCGCAGCAGTCGGCAAGAAGTGA
- the nikR gene encoding nickel-responsive transcriptional regulator NikR, producing the protein MTSSQLVRLSISLEQPLFDQLEALVQRSKYGNRSEFVRDLIRERLVEVEWASATEVVGTITLVYDHDARQLTDRLIDIQHEHHEAILASTHVHLSAHLCAEMIMVRGKAEHIRLLADTLRRQRGVLHAALATSSTGAELH; encoded by the coding sequence ATGACATCATCCCAACTGGTTCGACTAAGCATCTCCCTGGAGCAGCCGCTTTTCGATCAACTCGAAGCGCTTGTGCAGCGCAGCAAGTACGGGAATCGGTCGGAGTTCGTTCGTGACCTGATCCGCGAACGGCTGGTCGAAGTGGAGTGGGCCAGTGCCACCGAGGTCGTGGGCACGATCACGCTGGTATACGACCACGACGCCCGCCAGTTGACCGACCGGCTGATCGACATTCAGCATGAGCACCACGAAGCGATTCTGGCGTCAACCCACGTGCACCTCAGTGCACACCTGTGCGCTGAAATGATCATGGTGCGGGGCAAGGCCGAGCACATCCGTCTACTCGCCGACACGCTGCGGCGGCAGCGCGGCGTGCTGCACGCGGCACTGGCAACGAGCTCAACCGGGGCGGAACTGCATTGA
- a CDS encoding PLP-dependent transferase, translated as MIPRDFALETLAVHGGDADNALRPVVVPIYQTSTFGFRNAEHGAALFAGAEHGYIYSRMGNPTVEALEHAVALLEGGYRGLACGSGMAAVHTVLGGLLKTGEHVLCSEAVYGPTCTLVCKILSEYGIQGTMIDTSDVARVAAAMRPNTRVLYIETPANPTLALTDLAAMRELATRHNALLVVDNTFASPYLQQPFRFGADIVLHSLTKFLNGHADVVGGMIVVKDEELYSRLRRMLNHFGGVLPPMESFLVHRGIKTLPLRMERHCANAQRIAEYLEQHPQVAWVRYPGLPSHPQYELARRQMRGPGGVISFSLRGGLPAGRAMMDAVRLCVLAVSLGGVESLIQHPASMTHASMGAEARAQAHIEDGLVRLSVGIEHVDDILSDLEQALKAAAGATAVTPERAAR; from the coding sequence ATGATCCCGCGCGATTTTGCTCTCGAAACTTTGGCGGTTCACGGCGGCGACGCGGACAATGCTCTGCGGCCCGTCGTCGTTCCGATCTACCAGACCTCCACTTTCGGCTTTCGCAACGCCGAGCACGGCGCGGCCCTCTTCGCGGGCGCGGAACACGGATACATCTACAGCCGCATGGGTAATCCCACCGTCGAAGCGCTTGAGCACGCCGTCGCCCTGCTCGAGGGCGGCTACCGCGGCCTGGCCTGCGGCAGCGGCATGGCGGCCGTCCACACGGTGCTCGGCGGCCTGCTCAAGACCGGGGAGCATGTCCTCTGCAGCGAGGCGGTCTACGGCCCGACCTGCACCCTCGTTTGCAAGATCCTGTCCGAATACGGCATCCAGGGCACGATGATCGACACGAGCGATGTGGCACGCGTCGCGGCGGCGATGCGGCCGAACACACGCGTGCTCTACATCGAAACGCCGGCCAACCCGACGCTCGCACTCACAGACCTCGCGGCGATGCGCGAGCTCGCAACGCGTCACAACGCACTGCTGGTGGTGGACAATACCTTCGCGAGTCCTTACCTCCAGCAGCCGTTCCGCTTCGGAGCCGACATCGTTCTGCACAGTCTGACGAAGTTTCTGAACGGGCATGCCGATGTCGTCGGCGGCATGATCGTCGTGAAGGATGAAGAGCTCTACTCCCGGCTCCGGCGGATGCTCAACCACTTCGGCGGCGTGTTGCCACCCATGGAATCGTTCCTCGTGCATCGCGGCATCAAGACGCTGCCGCTGCGGATGGAACGGCATTGCGCGAATGCACAGCGTATCGCGGAGTACCTCGAGCAGCATCCGCAGGTCGCATGGGTACGCTACCCGGGCTTGCCCAGTCACCCGCAGTACGAGTTGGCACGCCGCCAGATGCGCGGTCCCGGTGGGGTCATATCGTTCAGTCTGCGCGGCGGACTGCCTGCCGGGCGGGCGATGATGGACGCCGTCCGGCTGTGCGTCCTGGCGGTAAGTCTGGGCGGCGTGGAATCCCTGATTCAACATCCGGCCAGCATGACCCACGCCTCCATGGGGGCCGAAGCGCGGGCGCAGGCCCATATCGAAGACGGCCTCGTGCGACTTTCCGTGGGAATTGAGCATGTGGATGACATTCTTTCGGACTTGGAACAAGCCCTGAAAGCTGCGGCCGGGGCCACGGCAGTCACGCCAGAGCGGGCGGCGCGCTAA
- a CDS encoding collagen-like protein, with protein MRIKQRRARTMTMVSLALVGALGFGCVPGTLLENLVGGSGSNLTLDTAALVAALAAASVTPADLGQLKGDPGPPGPPGPAGPPGADGQSGQDAPAIPGPAGPAGPAGPPGLAGEPGAPGPAGQPGAQGPAGVPGAQGPQGPTGEPGAQGPAGEPGEQGPAGPVFFDLWVDEFMSVPRDPNGLGSAAGLSSQVSRPTLAQPVGWQMALPYRYSGENPVTMRVFLMLRLTSQTTTECEIFRLASVRRPARQFDIQFQEKYLRVQIPPIPRTEFLTIPLVLDIPLNSVAGLNAHWGMQSGDLLAFGLEWVDIECRWGDNYSIWGVEFYETPSGEEQLAGVELLSEMPDECFCPNPD; from the coding sequence ATGCGCATCAAGCAGAGACGAGCGCGGACCATGACGATGGTGTCGCTGGCGCTGGTGGGAGCGCTCGGCTTCGGCTGCGTGCCAGGCACGCTGCTGGAAAATCTCGTGGGCGGCTCGGGCAGCAACCTGACGCTCGATACGGCTGCACTCGTGGCTGCGCTGGCAGCCGCCAGCGTGACGCCTGCCGATTTGGGGCAGCTCAAAGGGGACCCAGGACCTCCGGGACCGCCGGGTCCGGCGGGCCCACCGGGTGCCGATGGTCAGTCCGGACAGGATGCCCCGGCGATCCCCGGTCCAGCCGGACCGGCGGGTCCGGCGGGGCCGCCGGGCTTGGCCGGGGAACCGGGTGCGCCGGGTCCCGCGGGCCAACCCGGAGCGCAGGGTCCTGCCGGTGTCCCTGGCGCACAGGGACCGCAGGGGCCCACGGGTGAACCTGGTGCCCAAGGTCCGGCGGGTGAACCGGGCGAGCAGGGTCCAGCCGGCCCGGTGTTTTTCGACTTGTGGGTCGACGAGTTCATGAGTGTGCCCCGAGATCCAAACGGGCTTGGTTCGGCTGCCGGGCTCTCGTCACAGGTCAGCCGTCCGACACTGGCGCAACCCGTGGGCTGGCAGATGGCACTGCCATATCGGTATTCCGGTGAGAACCCGGTAACGATGCGGGTGTTCCTGATGCTGAGACTGACCAGTCAAACGACGACCGAATGCGAGATTTTCCGACTCGCATCGGTGCGGCGCCCGGCGCGGCAGTTCGACATCCAGTTCCAGGAGAAGTACCTGCGCGTGCAAATCCCACCGATACCGCGCACCGAGTTTCTGACGATTCCGCTGGTGCTGGACATCCCGCTTAACAGTGTCGCCGGATTGAACGCGCACTGGGGCATGCAATCGGGTGACCTGCTCGCGTTCGGCCTGGAATGGGTCGATATCGAGTGCCGTTGGGGTGACAACTACTCGATTTGGGGTGTCGAATTCTACGAGACTCCCTCAGGTGAAGAGCAACTTGCGGGTGTCGAACTGCTCAGCGAAATGCCGGACGAGTGCTTCTGCCCGAATCCGGACTAG
- a CDS encoding DUF89 family protein, whose translation MAILAQLDPSRPYRACDWNLRDDVAGRTLWCQHFRWHFHEVLRPLIRTEYPALAVESLVALTRAYDDLFEQIEQASERFPQIDILMMDEVRHALLASHGCPDPFRSVKGHETAAALAEFPAWLAKVDAAPENEARLWLAEGVLAGNMFDLGAAATIAKHAAGHAGFHTALEALPPRPWFVDDLNAFWKYWEQGGAQHVLWFVDNAGSDIVLGVLPMVRWLIQRGAQVTLAANSEPALNDVLAAELVELLEQVHARDAELGTAVANGRLTVRASGNAAPLIDLARLDADFVTAVAAADLVWLHGMGRAVESNRLARFRVPAVWTAMIKDESVADYCGANLFDCVFRFVRPL comes from the coding sequence ATGGCTATACTCGCGCAACTCGATCCGAGCCGCCCCTATCGCGCCTGCGACTGGAATCTGCGTGACGATGTCGCCGGGCGGACCCTCTGGTGCCAGCATTTTCGCTGGCATTTTCACGAAGTGCTCCGACCGCTGATACGGACCGAGTACCCCGCGCTGGCGGTGGAGTCGCTCGTGGCGCTGACACGGGCGTACGACGACCTCTTTGAACAGATCGAACAGGCGTCCGAACGCTTTCCACAGATTGACATCCTGATGATGGACGAGGTGCGGCACGCGCTGCTGGCATCGCACGGGTGCCCGGACCCGTTCCGCAGCGTGAAGGGGCATGAGACCGCGGCTGCACTGGCGGAATTCCCCGCCTGGTTGGCGAAGGTCGACGCGGCGCCGGAAAACGAGGCGCGCCTGTGGCTGGCCGAGGGCGTATTGGCGGGGAACATGTTCGACCTGGGCGCAGCGGCAACCATTGCGAAACATGCGGCCGGACACGCAGGTTTCCATACGGCGTTGGAGGCACTACCACCACGGCCATGGTTCGTGGATGACCTGAACGCGTTCTGGAAATACTGGGAACAGGGCGGGGCGCAGCACGTGTTATGGTTTGTAGATAACGCGGGAAGCGACATCGTGCTCGGGGTACTGCCGATGGTGCGCTGGCTGATACAGCGCGGTGCCCAGGTGACACTGGCCGCCAACAGCGAACCGGCGCTCAACGATGTGCTCGCGGCGGAACTGGTGGAATTGCTTGAGCAGGTGCATGCCCGAGACGCCGAACTGGGCACGGCGGTCGCGAACGGGCGGCTAACGGTGCGGGCCTCGGGCAACGCCGCACCGCTGATCGATCTGGCGCGGCTGGATGCGGATTTCGTCACGGCAGTCGCAGCCGCCGATCTGGTATGGCTGCACGGCATGGGCCGCGCAGTGGAGAGCAATCGGTTGGCCCGGTTTCGCGTGCCCGCCGTGTGGACCGCGATGATCAAGGATGAAAGCGTCGCGGATTACTGCGGTGCCAATCTGTTTGATTGCGTCTTTCGCTTCGTGCGGCCGCTGTAA
- the cysK gene encoding cysteine synthase A → MGHLYDNSLQAVGRTPLVRINRIIPGPARVYAKLEFYNPLKSVKDRIGVAMIADGLARGKIKPDTTVIEPTSGNTGIGLAFVCATRGLKLTLTMPESMSVERRKVLRQLGAELVLTPATEGMRGAINKATELVEKTPNAFMPQQFENPANVEVHRKTTAEEIWGDTDGAADILIAGVGTGGTITGVGEVIKGRKPEFRCIAVEPTHSPVITQKRNGENLQPGPHKIQGIGAGFIPGILNLDVIDEVVQVSNDEAFAWARRAAREEGILCGISSGAALCAANQVAQRSENTGKLIVVVLASAGERYLSTALFEEN, encoded by the coding sequence ATGGGCCATCTTTACGACAACTCCCTCCAGGCCGTGGGGCGAACCCCCCTCGTCCGCATCAACCGCATCATCCCCGGTCCCGCGCGCGTCTACGCGAAGCTGGAGTTTTACAACCCGCTCAAAAGCGTGAAGGACCGCATTGGCGTCGCCATGATCGCAGACGGTCTCGCCCGGGGAAAGATCAAGCCGGACACCACCGTCATCGAGCCAACCTCTGGGAACACCGGCATCGGCCTCGCTTTCGTGTGTGCCACCCGTGGTCTGAAGCTCACACTTACCATGCCCGAAAGCATGAGCGTCGAACGCCGCAAGGTGCTGCGACAATTGGGCGCGGAACTCGTCCTCACCCCCGCGACCGAGGGCATGCGCGGCGCCATCAACAAGGCCACCGAGCTGGTCGAGAAAACCCCGAACGCGTTCATGCCGCAGCAATTTGAAAACCCCGCCAACGTCGAAGTTCACCGTAAAACCACCGCGGAGGAGATCTGGGGCGACACCGACGGGGCGGCTGACATTCTCATCGCGGGCGTAGGTACGGGCGGCACGATCACGGGTGTCGGCGAGGTCATCAAGGGTCGCAAGCCGGAATTCCGCTGCATCGCCGTGGAACCGACACACTCTCCGGTGATTACCCAGAAGCGGAACGGCGAGAACCTGCAGCCCGGGCCGCACAAGATCCAGGGCATCGGCGCGGGCTTTATCCCGGGCATTCTCAACCTCGACGTCATCGACGAGGTTGTGCAGGTCTCCAACGACGAGGCCTTCGCCTGGGCACGCCGGGCCGCGCGCGAAGAAGGTATCCTCTGCGGTATCAGCTCCGGGGCGGCACTGTGCGCTGCAAACCAGGTCGCCCAGCGCAGCGAGAACACGGGCAAACTGATCGTCGTCGTGCTCGCTTCGGCGGGCGAGCGTTACCTGTCGACCGCACTGTTCGAAGAAAACTGA
- a CDS encoding HEAT repeat domain-containing protein, whose amino-acid sequence MKPLSFALTLAATLGLPALLFAAQVPPGSAPSTAPDARTLEELVAELSGTELPATGLAERYTEALTRLLPLLTETDPAQQEAALHHMERITLSAGRPGAIEQRGVWIQALLHELASDRPVAVRVALLRQLEWVAGAESNQPLATMLAASEPEVRTAALRALTSGANRGARAVLAQALMSATDVPCRIALLQALAEADALEAADLIGVFAVAEDATLAELAVAALGSLGTREACEALAELEEFVPPERRRAIYAAHVEAATKLATMDPETAYTHLLALNPRLTDPALRCAGLRGLAKAGRAAAIETLLAVLQEPEVAAAVAATVAQTLAELEDAEGPAALCATLGELPARVQPFALAAIETQRLTMAQPAVLELLRSVASQVRRAAIDTLIVVGDVAALSHLLRLAAGAPSDEQAAADRALGRIRDPQIDQQLLGILSGEMSTPLAPETYAAVCRALAARRTAGAVPILLETVSLSPEHLVRMAACRALAELADTHHLPTLLPYVLSTTDEAERNAGEETLAALTGRGDDPDPTPLLVAWDTVDSAGRVTLLRVLGRMGGNTALARVEAALEDEEETVFDAAVRVLAAWSEATALDALGRLGFDAHPRASRTHRILCQQGYVRLLATDRARPTTEQFAALAEAFERVERVEERRQVLAALAGVFDPRTLPFVARLLGDAQLGREATAAAVTAAENVGHLERSVARHVLRQLADSATDDQLRARAERALATIDQQAGRLTRWEIAGPYWVDGLKANEVAGHLFAPEDPAASEPVHWEPLQVRNRNAPWNFDLTHLGGEHRCVYVRTAVYVPTAQPARLEVGSDDMVHVWLNRASIHQTRGTRGHTPFEDAIAVTLQAGWNTVLLKVTQEGGGWAFSCAVRQPDGGPLEGEDYATVPPVEATPD is encoded by the coding sequence ATGAAACCTCTCTCTTTCGCACTGACACTGGCTGCCACGCTTGGGTTGCCCGCCCTATTGTTCGCGGCACAAGTACCGCCGGGGAGTGCTCCATCCACGGCACCCGACGCGCGTACACTCGAAGAACTCGTCGCAGAGTTAAGTGGTACAGAACTACCTGCGACCGGGCTTGCGGAGCGGTACACGGAGGCCCTCACGCGGCTGCTTCCGCTGCTGACCGAGACGGATCCGGCTCAGCAGGAGGCCGCACTGCACCACATGGAGCGTATCACGTTGTCAGCCGGCCGCCCGGGAGCGATCGAGCAGCGCGGTGTGTGGATACAGGCACTCCTGCACGAACTGGCGAGCGATCGGCCGGTGGCCGTACGCGTTGCCCTGCTGCGACAACTCGAGTGGGTGGCGGGCGCCGAGAGCAACCAGCCGCTGGCAACCATGCTTGCCGCTTCCGAGCCCGAAGTGCGGACCGCCGCGCTGCGGGCCCTGACCAGCGGAGCAAACCGCGGCGCACGTGCCGTGCTTGCTCAGGCGCTCATGTCCGCCACCGACGTTCCCTGTCGAATCGCGCTACTGCAAGCACTCGCGGAAGCGGATGCCCTTGAGGCGGCGGACCTGATCGGGGTGTTCGCCGTGGCCGAAGATGCGACGCTCGCGGAGCTGGCGGTCGCGGCACTCGGGTCGCTCGGCACGCGCGAAGCGTGCGAGGCCCTGGCAGAGCTGGAGGAGTTCGTGCCGCCGGAGCGCCGCCGGGCGATCTATGCGGCCCATGTGGAAGCAGCGACGAAGCTTGCAACCATGGATCCGGAGACGGCGTACACGCACCTGCTTGCGCTGAACCCGCGACTGACAGACCCCGCCTTGCGCTGCGCCGGACTCCGCGGCCTGGCGAAGGCCGGACGCGCGGCCGCCATCGAAACCTTGCTGGCCGTGCTGCAGGAGCCCGAGGTGGCTGCGGCGGTGGCTGCGACGGTGGCGCAGACGTTGGCGGAACTGGAGGATGCGGAGGGACCCGCGGCGTTGTGCGCTACGCTGGGCGAGCTTCCGGCACGCGTCCAACCGTTCGCCTTGGCTGCCATCGAGACGCAGCGCCTCACCATGGCACAGCCGGCCGTGCTCGAACTGCTCCGGAGTGTTGCATCCCAGGTGCGCCGCGCGGCGATCGATACCCTGATCGTAGTCGGCGATGTCGCAGCGCTGTCGCACCTGCTACGGCTGGCGGCAGGCGCTCCCAGTGACGAACAGGCGGCGGCCGATCGGGCGCTCGGGCGCATCCGCGATCCGCAGATTGATCAGCAGTTGCTCGGCATTCTGTCGGGCGAGATGAGCACCCCTCTGGCACCAGAGACGTACGCGGCGGTTTGTCGCGCTCTGGCCGCCCGGCGGACGGCTGGCGCTGTGCCGATCCTGCTCGAAACCGTGTCGCTGAGTCCGGAACACCTGGTGCGCATGGCAGCATGCCGCGCTCTGGCGGAGCTGGCTGACACCCATCACCTGCCCACCTTGCTCCCGTACGTCCTCTCCACGACAGACGAAGCCGAGCGCAACGCCGGCGAGGAGACACTCGCTGCGTTGACCGGTCGCGGAGACGACCCGGACCCCACACCACTGCTCGTCGCTTGGGATACCGTGGACAGCGCCGGGCGCGTGACGTTATTGCGCGTACTCGGCCGGATGGGCGGCAACACCGCACTCGCCCGCGTCGAGGCCGCGTTGGAGGACGAGGAGGAAACCGTGTTCGACGCCGCCGTTCGGGTGCTGGCGGCGTGGAGCGAGGCAACCGCCCTCGATGCCCTGGGGCGACTCGGATTCGATGCCCATCCGCGGGCCTCGCGTACCCATCGAATCCTGTGCCAACAGGGCTATGTGCGGCTGCTCGCGACGGACCGCGCCCGCCCAACAACCGAGCAGTTCGCAGCGCTCGCCGAGGCCTTCGAGCGCGTCGAGCGCGTTGAAGAGCGGCGGCAGGTGCTGGCAGCCCTGGCGGGGGTGTTCGATCCGCGGACGTTGCCGTTCGTGGCGCGACTGCTGGGCGATGCACAACTCGGGCGGGAAGCAACGGCCGCCGCAGTGACGGCCGCGGAGAACGTCGGCCATCTTGAACGGAGTGTCGCCCGGCACGTGCTGCGACAGCTCGCGGATTCGGCGACGGATGACCAACTCCGCGCGCGCGCGGAACGGGCGCTGGCCACGATCGATCAGCAGGCCGGGAGACTCACGCGCTGGGAAATCGCCGGGCCGTACTGGGTCGACGGGCTGAAGGCCAATGAAGTCGCCGGACACCTTTTCGCACCCGAGGACCCGGCCGCTTCGGAGCCGGTCCACTGGGAGCCGCTGCAAGTACGCAATCGCAATGCACCCTGGAACTTCGACCTTACGCACCTTGGTGGCGAACATCGGTGCGTCTATGTGCGCACCGCGGTGTATGTACCGACAGCGCAGCCGGCGCGGCTCGAAGTCGGCAGCGATGACATGGTGCATGTCTGGCTGAACAGGGCATCCATCCACCAGACCCGCGGTACACGCGGCCACACGCCGTTTGAAGACGCGATCGCAGTTACCTTGCAGGCCGGATGGAACACCGTGTTGCTGAAGGTCACGCAGGAAGGGGGTGGCTGGGCATTCTCGTGCGCCGTGCGACAACCTGACGGCGGCCCCCTGGAGGGCGAGGATTACGCGACCGTGCCACCGGTGGAAGCAACGCCGGATTGA
- a CDS encoding Gfo/Idh/MocA family oxidoreductase, producing the protein MPTSSTSRRTFLKSMAATALAPYVLTRRARGATAANERINIGLIGLGNIGVQHVGTLANHPEVQLAAVCDVHADLRERALRIVQEAHARRGGAGDASCTPYHEFEHLLARSDIDAVLVATPDHWHAQIAIAACRAGKDVYCEKPLSLTVDEAYAMEAAAHRYGRVFQNGSQQRSEGNFRRACALVRSGRIGSVQTVHVGIGGPSTDKVLPAEPVPAGFDWNRWLGPAPWQPYSSERASGTWGGGGWRAIRDYSGGLMTDWGAHHFDIAQWGLGRDGSGPVEIIPPNEAERGTLTYRYADGVEMYHGGANGVRFTGTEGVVEVNRGYLRTEPESLARAPFGAHAEHLYESPGHIQDWLQCMRSRRRPICDVAIGASSVVVCHLGNIAWWLGRTLRWNPGTRTLLNDPLAARWLARPRRAPWHL; encoded by the coding sequence ATGCCGACCTCCTCCACCTCCCGGCGTACCTTCCTGAAATCCATGGCGGCCACGGCGCTCGCGCCCTATGTCCTGACGCGCCGCGCCCGCGGGGCGACGGCCGCGAACGAGCGCATCAACATCGGGCTTATCGGGCTGGGGAACATCGGTGTCCAGCACGTCGGCACACTCGCCAACCACCCCGAGGTGCAGTTGGCTGCGGTGTGTGACGTCCATGCGGACCTGCGTGAACGTGCGCTTCGGATCGTCCAGGAAGCCCACGCGCGGCGTGGGGGTGCGGGGGACGCAAGCTGTACGCCCTACCACGAATTCGAGCACCTGCTCGCGCGCAGTGATATCGACGCGGTGCTGGTCGCAACTCCCGATCACTGGCATGCCCAGATCGCCATCGCCGCCTGCCGGGCTGGTAAGGACGTCTATTGCGAGAAACCGCTCTCGCTGACGGTCGATGAAGCGTACGCGATGGAAGCTGCCGCCCACCGCTATGGCCGGGTCTTTCAGAATGGCAGCCAACAGCGGTCCGAGGGGAACTTCCGCCGGGCTTGCGCGCTGGTGCGGAGCGGCCGGATCGGATCGGTGCAGACGGTCCACGTCGGCATCGGCGGTCCAAGCACGGACAAGGTCTTGCCGGCCGAGCCGGTGCCGGCGGGCTTCGACTGGAATCGGTGGCTGGGACCGGCACCGTGGCAGCCGTACAGCAGCGAGCGTGCCAGTGGGACATGGGGCGGCGGCGGCTGGCGCGCGATTCGGGACTATTCCGGGGGGCTGATGACCGATTGGGGGGCACATCACTTCGACATTGCGCAGTGGGGCCTTGGCAGGGACGGCTCCGGGCCGGTCGAGATCATCCCACCCAACGAGGCGGAACGCGGCACGCTGACCTATCGTTATGCCGACGGCGTGGAGATGTACCACGGTGGCGCCAATGGGGTGCGGTTTACTGGAACGGAGGGCGTCGTCGAAGTTAATCGCGGCTACCTGCGCACGGAGCCCGAGTCCCTCGCACGGGCACCGTTCGGGGCGCACGCAGAGCATCTCTATGAAAGTCCCGGCCATATCCAGGACTGGCTCCAATGCATGCGCTCGCGCCGCCGCCCAATCTGCGACGTGGCCATCGGTGCCAGTTCCGTCGTGGTCTGTCACCTCGGCAATATCGCCTGGTGGCTCGGCCGGACGCTGCGCTGGAATCCCGGGACACGTACACTACTGAACGATCCGCTCGCCGCCCGCTGGCTCGCGCGCCCGCGACGAGCCCCCTGGCACCTGTAA
- a CDS encoding DHH family phosphoesterase, with protein sequence MTPRGGRGEPWGYNARLMIPQESYRNARDWLASRRQPLLLTHRRPDGDALGAMVGLALASRTLGLAPRPTLFEPLPARYGLWADVVSWDQWHPQAGPPAGCDAVVILDTCARAQLEPAAAFLESAPPLLVIDHHVTGDGYGQRPDDLRLIDPTAGAASLLVAEWVRAADIPLTIPLAEALFTGIATDCGWFRFSNTDARLLGVTAELVAAGAEPNRLFGRIFEQEPLARLRLVSRVLAGLSLELGGRVAVMTLRDSDFEATGADRTMTEDIVNEAGRLGGVEVYVLLTEEPEGVVRVNLRSRNVVNVATVAAEFGGGGHARAAGVRLTGSLEAARATVLTAVAGHLDTGA encoded by the coding sequence ATGACGCCTCGGGGTGGTCGCGGGGAGCCGTGGGGCTACAATGCCCGCCTGATGATCCCCCAGGAATCCTATCGTAATGCTCGGGACTGGCTTGCGTCACGGCGCCAACCCCTCCTCCTGACGCACCGTCGGCCCGACGGCGACGCGCTTGGAGCCATGGTTGGTCTGGCACTCGCGTCCCGCACACTCGGACTTGCCCCCCGGCCAACGTTGTTCGAGCCCTTGCCCGCCCGCTACGGTCTCTGGGCCGACGTGGTTTCGTGGGATCAGTGGCACCCCCAGGCCGGGCCGCCCGCTGGCTGCGATGCTGTTGTGATCCTCGACACCTGCGCCCGCGCCCAGCTCGAACCCGCGGCGGCGTTTCTCGAATCCGCCCCGCCGCTCCTGGTGATCGACCATCATGTCACGGGTGACGGCTACGGGCAGCGTCCGGACGACCTGCGGCTTATCGATCCGACGGCCGGTGCCGCGAGTTTGCTCGTTGCCGAGTGGGTTCGTGCTGCCGACATCCCGCTGACCATTCCCCTCGCCGAAGCCCTTTTCACCGGCATCGCCACCGATTGCGGCTGGTTTCGTTTCTCCAACACGGACGCCCGTTTACTGGGAGTTACGGCCGAACTCGTCGCGGCCGGCGCCGAGCCAAATCGACTCTTTGGACGCATCTTCGAACAGGAGCCCCTTGCCCGACTGCGACTGGTCAGCCGCGTGCTGGCCGGGCTGTCGCTTGAGCTCGGCGGCCGTGTGGCGGTGATGACCCTCCGCGACAGCGATTTCGAAGCGACCGGGGCCGACCGCACCATGACTGAGGACATCGTGAATGAAGCAGGCCGACTCGGTGGTGTCGAAGTATATGTGCTTCTCACTGAAGAGCCCGAAGGCGTGGTACGTGTCAACCTGCGTAGCCGGAACGTGGTGAATGTCGCCACTGTCGCGGCGGAATTCGGAGGCGGCGGGCATGCCCGCGCGGCCGGTGTGCGACTGACTGGGTCGCTGGAAGCTGCTCGGGCAACGGTCCTTACGGCCGTCGCGGGGCACCTTGATACGGGGGCGTGA